TTCAAGTTTACCTCCAGTTGATTATTTGCTTCATGGTCATTTCTTTTTGGCAGGATATTGCAGAATTACGCTTTCAGGGAGACACATGTCTCCACGGAGGGGCAGGATTGTTTCAGCGATTCATGTCATACCCGTTAGCTACTCTTTGTCCGGATTGGCCATACCCTGCCATACCATCTCAAACATGACATTGGCCTGATCAGCCAGACTCTCAGTTTTTCCGCGCAGGATCCACATGAAAAAACTTCGTTGAACAAAACCCATCAGGAAATCAAGCAGAACTCCAGCTCTCACATGGGGGTTGAGAACACCTTCGTTCTGGCCCTGTCGTAAAACATCAATCATTAAAGACATCATCCTCGGCTGGGCAAATGTTTCGTCGGCCATCCATGTCTTCATGGGCAGAGTCATGAAAACAATTTTTCCCAGCCCTTCATGTCTTTCGTAATAGTCAAGCTGCAGCCAGAAAACCTTCCGCAGTTTTTCTTTTAGATTTTCTATGCCATGGAGATGATCAACAATCCTGTCTGTGAGAATGCCCATCCAGATGTCGACAAAGGCAAAGACCAGTCGTTCCTTGCTTCCATAATGCTTATAAATAGTCGTGAAGCTGACTCCAGCCCTGTTGGCGATGTCCCTGATGGATGCCTTGTGAAAATCAGAATTGGAAAAAATCTCCAGAACAGCCTGTTCAAGTCTTTTGTGGATATCGTCGTTTAATTTGTCCAACATTGTTACTCTTTTCTGTATGGAAGATGTATTTGAATAACTATTATCGTTTGTGTCCGGGAAAAATGTGCCTGAAATTCTCCAGAAGCACTCTGTGGTGTATCTTTGTTATTCGTTGTTGTGGTGTGCAACTGTTTGTAAATATGAATAAAAAGATCATGAAATATAATTCTTCCGTATAGACTAAGAACATTGTTACACACCTATCTTTAATGCAAAAAAGATCAGTTTTCAAGTAAAAAGCTTCATTTCCGGTTAATTGGTGAAATATCGTTATGAAAATAAATAAATTCCATAAAACCAGCATATATGAATGAAGTAGGAAATTATCCTCCAAAAAGGGAAAGAAGAACTCCGGCGGACACTGCCGATCCAATGACACCGGCAACATTCGGGCCCATGGCATGCATGAGAAGAAAGTTTCCGGGGTCCTCTTTCTGGCCAACAACCTGGGAAACACGGGCTGCCATGGGAACGGCAGAAACTCCAGCGGATCCGATAAGAGGGTTAATATTTACATTCATTACCCTGTTCATTAATTTGGCAAGAAGAACACCTGAAGCGGTACCGATACCGAAGGCGGTGACACCCAGGCAGAGGATGGCGAGGGTTTCAATTTTGAGAAACTGTTCCGCGGTTGCGGTGGCGCCGACCGTTACCCCGAGAAAGATGGTAATGATGTTGATGAGAGCATTTTTTGCGGTGTCTTCAAGCCTGCCTACAACACCACATTCACGGAAGAGATTGCCCAGCATCAACATACCGATAAGAGTCGCTGCCGGTGGAACAATCAGCGAAACTATTATTGTAACAATGATGGGAAAGAGGATTTTTTCACGTTGACTGACTTCACGGAGTTGAGTCATCCTGATCACTCTTTCTTTTTCAGTGGTGAGCAGTTTCATTATCGGGGTTGGATTATCGGAACGAGAGCCATGTAGGAATAGGCGGCTATGGCAATTGGACCAAGGAGGTGGGGGGCAAGTTTGGAAGAAAGAAAAATGGCTGTCGGTCCGTCTGCCCCACCAATGATCCCAATTGAGGCCGCTTCCTGGGCTGTGAAGAGCCCGGAGGCTATGGCTCCGATAAAGGTTATGAAAATCCCGAACTGGGCAGCAGCTCCCAGGAGCAGTGATTTCGGATTGGCAATCAGCGGGCCGAAATCAGTCATGGCGCCAACACCCATGAAGATCAACGGTGGAAAAATGCCCAGGTGATCTCCCTGAAACAGGTAGTAGAGCAGCCCTCCAGGTTCAAGTGTATGGATGGAGTGTTTCTGAATTTCCAGGACAGGTTCTGTCATCATCCCGGCAAACGGTAGGTTTGTGAGAAGAACACCGAAGGCGATGGGGACAAGAAGTAGAGGTTCAAATTTTTTTACAATGGCGAGATAGAGCAGAAGGCAAGCAATACACATCATTGCAATCGAGCCTGGCGTCAGCCCTGAAAATCCTGTGCTTCTAAGAAAATTGAGTAATGAATCGAGCATAATGAGGCTCTCCCTCTATGGTGTAAGGACGATGAGAATATCGCCGGCATTGACTGAAGCACCTTCACTTGCCTTGATCTCCTGTACTGTACCGTCAGATGGCGCCTTGATGTCATTTTCCATTTTCATTGCTTCAAGAACCAGAAGAGTTTCTCCCTTCTTCACGGAACTACCCTGGCCAACAAGAATACTGATTACAGTGCCAGGCATTGGGGCAGAAATATTTCCTCCCAAGCCGGTTTCTGTGGCGGCGGTTTTGGGAGCAGGTGAAGCGGCAGGTTTTGCGGGGTGCTGCATGGGAGTCGTCGGGGCAGTGGCAGGAGGTGAAGATGCAGGTCGTGTTGTGGGGGTTGATTCATCCTGCAGTTCTTCTATTCCAACTCTGTATTCAACATCGTTTACAACAACTCTGAATAATTTCATAATGGTCTCCGTGATTGTTAAAGTCTGCTGTTCATCTGCTCCAGAATTCCGGCCCTGTTCCAGGCAGGTTGGGGAGGGTCGATTCGTGTAATATTTTTAATAACAATATTACTGGGGGAAGTGTTTAACTGTGTTGCCAGAACAGTTGAAATAACGGCAATAAGTTCGGTGTTATCAGGTTTTGAAGGAGAAGTTGGA
The DNA window shown above is from Desulfomarina profundi and carries:
- a CDS encoding TetR/AcrR family transcriptional regulator produces the protein MLDKLNDDIHKRLEQAVLEIFSNSDFHKASIRDIANRAGVSFTTIYKHYGSKERLVFAFVDIWMGILTDRIVDHLHGIENLKEKLRKVFWLQLDYYERHEGLGKIVFMTLPMKTWMADETFAQPRMMSLMIDVLRQGQNEGVLNPHVRAGVLLDFLMGFVQRSFFMWILRGKTESLADQANVMFEMVWQGMANPDKE
- a CDS encoding biotin/lipoyl-containing protein, with the protein product MKLFRVVVNDVEYRVGIEELQDESTPTTRPASSPPATAPTTPMQHPAKPAASPAPKTAATETGLGGNISAPMPGTVISILVGQGSSVKKGETLLVLEAMKMENDIKAPSDGTVQEIKASEGASVNAGDILIVLTP